One genomic window of Columba livia isolate bColLiv1 breed racing homer chromosome 9, bColLiv1.pat.W.v2, whole genome shotgun sequence includes the following:
- the LIMS2 gene encoding LIM and senescent cell antigen-like-containing domain protein 2 isoform X4 has protein sequence MFRNDSYHPDHFNCTHCGKELTAEARELKGELYCLPCHDKMGIPICGACRRPIEGRVVNALGKQWHVEHFVCAKCEKPFLGHRHYEKKGLAYCETHYNQLFGDVCYNCSHVIEGDVVSALNKAWCVNCFSCSTCNIKLTLKNKFVEFDMKPVCKKCYEKFPLELKKRLKKLSELASKKAHPKALDLNSA, from the exons ATGTTTAGGAATGATTCCTACCATCCTGATCACTTCAACTGCACCCACTGTGG gAAGGAGCTGACTGCTGAGGCCCGGGAGCTGAAGGGAGAGCTGTACTGCCTGCCCTGCCACGACAAGATGGGAATCCCCATCTGTGGAGCTTGTCGCAGGCCCATTGAGGGACGAGTCGTCAACGCTCTGGGAAAGCAATGGCATGTTGAG cATTTTGTTTGTGCCAAATGTGAGAAGCCTTTCTTGGGGCACCGACACTATGAGAAAAAAGGACTGGCTTATTGTGAAACTCACTATAACCAG CTCTTTGGAGATGTCTGCTACAACTGCAGCCACGTGATAGAGGGCGATG tgGTATCAGCTCTTAACAAAGCCTGGTGTGTGAATTGCTTCTCGTGCTCCACCTGCAACATCAAGCTTACACTGAA GAATAAGTTTGTGGAGTTTGACATGAAGCCTGTATGCAAGAAGTGCTATGAGAAATTCCCCCTGGAGCTGAAGAAACGCCTGAAGAAGTTGTCAGAGCTGGCATCCAAGAAGGCACATCCCAAAGCTCTGGATTTAAACTCTGCTTGA